From Hartmannibacter diazotrophicus, a single genomic window includes:
- a CDS encoding CsbD family protein: MTNRRSLAVDRREIKHNEFNEKLTEDRYCEIERSCGSRDRLIGTLQQRYGIEKEQAAAWIEEWADALTGDDVVERR; encoded by the coding sequence ATGACAAACCGGCGTTCACTGGCCGTGGATCGACGCGAGATCAAGCACAACGAATTCAACGAGAAGCTGACGGAAGACCGCTATTGCGAGATCGAGCGGTCATGCGGCAGCCGCGACCGACTGATCGGAACGCTGCAGCAGCGTTACGGCATCGAGAAGGAACAGGCCGCTGCCTGGATCGAGGAATGGGCGGATGCCCTGACCGGCGACGACGTCGTCGAGCGCAGGTAG
- a CDS encoding glycine--tRNA ligase subunit alpha → MAASDNPLDPRRSFQGLILTLQQFWAAQGCVILQPYDMEVGAGTFHPATTLRSLGPRHWNAAYVQPSRRPTDGRYGENPNRFQHYYQFQVILKPSPENLQQLYLDSLTAIGIDPKLHDIRFVEDDWESPTLGAWGLGWECWCDGMEVSQFTYFQQVAGQECSPVSGELTYGLERLAMYLQGVDNGYELNFNGLEGEDKVTYGDVFHQAEEEYSRHNFEYADTDMLKQHFVDAEKECRSLLAKGQAAGDASDHIHKCVLPAYDQCIKASHRFNLLDARGVISVTERQSYILRVRELAKACGEAWVQTRDGGAAA, encoded by the coding sequence ATGGCTGCTTCCGACAATCCGCTCGACCCGCGCCGCTCCTTTCAGGGGCTGATCCTGACGCTGCAGCAATTCTGGGCTGCCCAAGGCTGCGTGATCCTGCAGCCCTACGACATGGAGGTCGGCGCCGGTACGTTCCATCCGGCGACCACGCTGCGCTCGCTCGGCCCCAGGCACTGGAATGCCGCCTATGTGCAGCCCTCGCGCCGGCCGACCGACGGGCGCTATGGCGAAAACCCGAACCGGTTCCAGCACTATTACCAGTTCCAGGTCATCCTCAAGCCCTCGCCGGAAAACCTGCAGCAGCTTTACCTCGACAGCCTGACCGCGATCGGCATCGACCCGAAGCTGCACGACATCCGTTTCGTCGAGGACGACTGGGAAAGCCCGACGCTCGGCGCCTGGGGGCTTGGCTGGGAATGCTGGTGCGACGGCATGGAAGTCTCGCAGTTCACCTATTTCCAGCAGGTGGCCGGGCAGGAATGCAGCCCGGTCTCGGGCGAGCTCACCTACGGTCTGGAACGCCTCGCCATGTATCTGCAGGGCGTCGACAACGGCTACGAGCTCAACTTCAACGGCCTTGAGGGCGAGGACAAGGTCACCTACGGCGACGTCTTCCATCAGGCCGAGGAAGAATACTCGCGGCACAATTTCGAATATGCCGACACCGACATGCTGAAGCAGCATTTCGTCGACGCGGAGAAGGAATGCCGCTCGCTGCTCGCCAAGGGCCAGGCGGCCGGCGATGCCTCCGACCACATCCACAAGTGCGTGCTGCCAGCCTATGACCAGTGCATCAAGGCCAGCCACCGCTTCAACCTGCTCGACGCGCGCGGCGTCATCTCGGTCACCGAGCGGCAGAGCTATATCCTGCGCGTGCGCGAACTCGCCAAGGCCTGCGGCGAGGCCTGGGTGCAGACGAGGGACGGCGGCGCGGCCGCGTAA
- a CDS encoding S49 family peptidase: MSKSLNRFLPSFLRREGVAIPVVRMSGVIGSGGVLRRGLSLASVTAQLDRAFADKKAPAVAILVNSPGGSPVQSHFIFQRIRQLAEEKSKPVLVYVEDVAASGGYMIACAGDEIIADPCSIVGSIGVVSAGFGLDKAIEKLGIDRRVYTAGTRKVTLDPFLPENGEDVEHLKNLQKDIHKVFINLVKSRRGEALSQSEDLFSGLFWAGDAAHALGLIDRVGDMRQDLKARYGEKTTLRFVGASRGFLRRQFGASLPGQAGTPSLFSAEELIGAAEERLYWSRFGL; encoded by the coding sequence ATGTCGAAGTCTCTCAACCGCTTCCTGCCTTCGTTTCTTCGCCGCGAGGGTGTCGCCATTCCGGTGGTTCGCATGAGCGGCGTCATCGGCAGCGGCGGCGTCCTCCGGCGCGGCCTGTCCCTGGCGTCCGTCACCGCGCAGCTCGACCGGGCTTTTGCGGACAAGAAAGCTCCGGCGGTCGCCATCCTCGTCAATTCGCCGGGCGGATCCCCGGTCCAGTCCCACTTCATCTTCCAGCGCATCCGCCAGCTTGCCGAGGAAAAATCGAAGCCGGTGCTCGTCTATGTGGAGGATGTTGCGGCATCGGGCGGCTACATGATCGCCTGTGCGGGCGACGAGATCATCGCCGACCCCTGCTCGATCGTCGGCTCCATCGGCGTCGTGTCCGCCGGCTTCGGCCTCGACAAGGCCATCGAGAAGCTCGGCATCGACCGCCGGGTCTATACGGCCGGCACGCGCAAGGTGACGCTCGACCCGTTCCTGCCGGAAAACGGCGAGGACGTGGAACACCTCAAGAACCTGCAGAAGGACATCCACAAGGTCTTCATCAACCTCGTCAAATCGCGGCGCGGCGAGGCTCTTTCGCAAAGCGAGGACCTGTTCTCCGGACTTTTCTGGGCCGGGGATGCCGCCCATGCGCTCGGGCTGATCGACCGCGTCGGCGACATGCGCCAGGATCTCAAGGCGCGCTATGGCGAGAAGACCACCCTCCGCTTCGTCGGGGCAAGCCGCGGATTCCTGCGGCGGCAGTTCGGCGCCAGCCTTCCGGGACAGGCCGGAACTCCGTCCCTTTTCTCCGCGGAGGAGTTGATCGGTGCGGCCGAGGAGCGGCTCTACTGGTCGCGTTTCGGACTTTGA
- a CDS encoding tRNA1(Val) (adenine(37)-N6)-methyltransferase: protein MSPSSIRDEAADADVPATTTDAFLGGKVTVRQPARGHRSGFDAVVLAASLPGTTRGTIADFGAGVGVAGLCAAARLGDVDLVFVERDEAALVLLHDNLAANAPLCRSMRIIAADIGATGRERVAAGLTAGLADHVIMNPPFHPASRSRHSPDRTRAAAHMLEDGGLDRWIRAAASVLRPDGTVTVIWRADEVADLVAALSRSFGSIDLLPLHARDGAPAHRLLARAKLQSRAPLALLQGLVVHNADGSYREAVDAVLRHGAALAIPWRT from the coding sequence ATGTCGCCATCGTCGATCCGAGATGAGGCCGCCGATGCCGACGTTCCGGCCACCACCACCGACGCCTTCCTCGGCGGCAAGGTCACGGTGCGCCAGCCCGCGCGCGGCCACCGGTCGGGCTTCGACGCCGTGGTGCTGGCGGCGAGCCTGCCCGGAACGACACGCGGCACCATCGCCGACTTCGGCGCCGGGGTTGGCGTTGCGGGGCTTTGCGCGGCTGCCCGTCTTGGCGATGTCGACCTCGTTTTCGTCGAGCGCGACGAGGCCGCCCTCGTGCTCCTGCACGACAATCTCGCGGCCAACGCGCCGCTTTGCCGGTCGATGCGGATCATTGCTGCGGACATCGGGGCGACGGGACGGGAGCGCGTTGCGGCCGGGCTCACGGCCGGGCTCGCCGACCATGTGATCATGAACCCGCCCTTTCATCCGGCCAGCCGCAGCCGCCATTCGCCGGACCGGACAAGAGCGGCGGCCCATATGCTGGAGGATGGCGGGCTGGACCGCTGGATCCGCGCGGCGGCCTCGGTTCTGAGGCCGGACGGCACTGTCACCGTCATCTGGCGGGCGGACGAAGTCGCGGACCTCGTTGCCGCCCTTTCACGCAGCTTCGGGTCCATAGACCTGTTGCCCCTGCATGCGCGCGACGGCGCGCCGGCCCACCGGCTCCTCGCGCGGGCCAAACTGCAAAGCCGGGCGCCGCTTGCCCTCCTGCAGGGCCTTGTCGTTCACAACGCCGACGGATCCTATCGCGAGGCCGTGGACGCAGTGCTCCGGCATGGCGCCGCGCTCGCCATTCCCTGGCGAACCTGA
- a CDS encoding DUF2007 domain-containing protein — protein MEELIRTNNAVTISFASSLLKEAGIGHFVADEAASIMDGSIGALPRRLMVDSDAVDAARRLMEDAGLGDELRPEKRSA, from the coding sequence ATGGAAGAACTCATCCGTACGAACAATGCCGTCACGATTTCCTTCGCCTCCTCTCTCCTGAAAGAGGCCGGCATCGGCCATTTCGTCGCCGATGAGGCGGCCAGCATCATGGACGGGTCGATCGGCGCCCTGCCCCGCCGGCTGATGGTCGATTCCGATGCCGTCGACGCGGCGCGGCGGCTCATGGAAGATGCGGGCCTTGGCGATGAACTGCGCCCCGAAAAGCGATCCGCCTGA
- the xrtE gene encoding exosortase E/protease, VPEID-CTERM system, translating to MSVRNWPKSTLWRMGSLPSILYLEYLTLFVVLRMLYQRDDLDKLPGFWVELLNLGRDFPNNFAGVYFVGGVICAMFVGLIFWGDRLWRQFAASGIGLKTVDALWLGIHAAALLVSVAIVNAVLATTGISPSAAALLLTACLASAAVSVFALARAFLGPALLGFLGAISPIVAGSLAIGISMSFLASVVQSFWEWLTGPTLHLTAAILQFFAVGIDVVPEERMIVLREFAVIIDSGCSGITGMALVGIFLGGYLFRFRGEYRFPRALLIVPAGTVISFLANGLRLAALVLVGAYVDPGIAKDGFHSMAGWLFFCTVTIGLIALSRQLAWFGTEDRRMVREGDNPAAAYLVPFIAWLTIGLVTGAMTVGLDRFYAIRVVAVLGLLWAFRGEYWQSVLPRLSSGARSGAWVSAAPWAIGLAVFALWLVLVDEDNSRAASMSSEIQQWSSLAAVVWIAFRILGTSIVVPVIEELAFRGFLQRRVFGADFTSVGFGWFSVPSILLSSIAFGLMHSNIVAGILAGCAFSLACYVRGRLTDAMIAHGVANALLCVWVLAFGRWDLW from the coding sequence ATGAGTGTCCGCAATTGGCCGAAATCGACGCTGTGGCGCATGGGCTCCCTGCCGTCGATCCTCTACCTTGAATATCTCACGCTGTTTGTCGTGCTGAGGATGCTCTACCAGCGTGACGACCTCGACAAACTGCCGGGCTTCTGGGTCGAGCTGCTGAATCTGGGAAGGGATTTTCCCAACAACTTTGCGGGCGTCTATTTTGTCGGCGGCGTGATCTGCGCGATGTTTGTCGGCCTCATTTTCTGGGGAGACAGGCTTTGGCGGCAGTTCGCCGCAAGCGGCATCGGTCTCAAGACCGTCGATGCGCTCTGGCTCGGCATTCATGCCGCTGCCCTTCTCGTGTCCGTCGCCATCGTCAATGCGGTTCTCGCAACGACGGGGATCTCTCCGTCCGCTGCCGCCCTTCTCCTGACGGCCTGTCTTGCCTCGGCCGCCGTGTCGGTATTCGCGCTGGCGAGGGCTTTCCTCGGTCCGGCGTTGTTGGGTTTTCTTGGCGCCATTTCGCCGATCGTGGCCGGTTCCCTGGCCATCGGCATTTCAATGTCCTTTCTCGCCAGCGTGGTTCAGTCGTTCTGGGAATGGCTGACGGGGCCGACCCTGCACCTGACGGCTGCGATCCTGCAGTTCTTTGCGGTTGGCATCGACGTCGTGCCCGAAGAGCGGATGATCGTCCTCCGCGAATTCGCCGTCATCATTGATTCCGGCTGCTCCGGCATCACCGGCATGGCGCTGGTCGGGATTTTCCTCGGCGGCTATCTGTTTCGCTTCCGCGGCGAATACCGCTTTCCCCGGGCGCTTCTCATCGTTCCGGCGGGAACAGTGATTTCCTTTCTTGCCAATGGCCTTCGCCTCGCTGCGCTCGTTCTCGTCGGCGCCTATGTCGATCCTGGCATCGCCAAGGACGGCTTTCATTCGATGGCGGGCTGGCTGTTCTTCTGCACCGTGACCATCGGCCTTATCGCACTCAGCCGGCAACTCGCCTGGTTCGGCACTGAAGACCGCCGGATGGTCCGCGAGGGCGACAATCCGGCGGCGGCCTATCTCGTGCCGTTCATCGCCTGGCTCACGATCGGGCTCGTCACCGGTGCGATGACGGTCGGCCTCGATCGTTTCTATGCCATTCGCGTGGTGGCGGTTCTCGGTCTGCTCTGGGCCTTCCGGGGTGAGTATTGGCAAAGCGTGCTGCCGCGCCTTTCGAGTGGCGCGCGTTCGGGGGCATGGGTCTCCGCCGCGCCCTGGGCGATCGGCCTTGCGGTTTTTGCTCTCTGGCTGGTCCTGGTGGACGAGGACAACTCCCGCGCTGCCTCGATGTCGTCGGAAATCCAGCAGTGGTCGTCCCTGGCGGCAGTCGTCTGGATCGCCTTCCGCATCCTTGGAACGTCGATCGTCGTTCCCGTGATCGAGGAACTCGCCTTTCGAGGCTTCCTGCAGCGCCGGGTCTTCGGGGCAGACTTCACGTCGGTCGGTTTCGGATGGTTCTCCGTCCCCTCGATCCTTCTGAGTTCCATCGCCTTCGGCCTGATGCATTCGAACATCGTGGCGGGCATCCTCGCCGGTTGCGCATTCAGCCTTGCCTGCTATGTGCGCGGCCGACTGACCGACGCCATGATCGCCCACGGCGTCGCCAACGCGCTGCTTTGCGTCTGGGTGCTCGCCTTCGGCCGTTGGGATCTGTGGTGA
- a CDS encoding polyprenyl synthetase family protein, which yields MGVVASLEKEKPDTGISLLTSLVQSDMERVNRLILDMAAANAEMIPDVARHLIDSGGKRLRPMLTLASAAMFGYRGDGHVKLAASVEFMHTATLLHDDVVDESEMRRGKAAARMVWGNQASVLVGDYLLGQAFRKMVEVGSLEALAVLSNAASVIAEGEVMQLVAAKNLSTSEDEYIRVIEAKTAALFAAACEVGPIVAGADDKTRKAMADYGLYLGLAFQLVDDALDYGGSSASLGKRTGDDFREGKITLPVVIAHRGGDAQQRAFWARTIEQGTIVEGDLETATELMHRHGAIPATIERARHYGDKALMALEDMPHGDHRRSLLDVVEFCISRVH from the coding sequence GTGGGCGTTGTCGCTTCCCTCGAAAAGGAAAAGCCGGATACGGGAATTTCATTGCTGACCTCGCTCGTCCAGTCGGACATGGAGCGGGTCAACCGGCTGATTCTCGACATGGCGGCCGCCAACGCGGAGATGATCCCCGATGTTGCCCGCCATCTGATTGATTCGGGAGGCAAGCGGCTGCGCCCGATGCTGACCCTCGCCAGCGCCGCCATGTTCGGCTATCGCGGCGACGGACACGTCAAGCTCGCCGCCTCCGTCGAATTCATGCATACGGCGACGTTGCTGCATGACGACGTCGTTGACGAAAGCGAAATGCGGCGCGGCAAGGCGGCGGCACGGATGGTTTGGGGCAACCAGGCCAGCGTCCTCGTCGGTGACTATCTGCTGGGGCAGGCGTTCCGCAAGATGGTCGAGGTCGGGTCTCTGGAAGCGTTGGCCGTCTTGTCCAACGCTGCCTCGGTGATTGCCGAGGGCGAGGTCATGCAGCTTGTCGCGGCCAAGAATCTCTCCACCAGCGAAGACGAGTATATCCGCGTGATCGAGGCCAAGACTGCGGCTCTTTTCGCCGCTGCTTGCGAGGTCGGCCCGATCGTTGCCGGAGCCGACGACAAGACACGCAAGGCGATGGCCGACTACGGCCTTTATCTGGGCCTTGCCTTCCAGCTTGTCGATGACGCGCTGGACTATGGTGGCTCGTCCGCCTCGCTCGGCAAGCGCACGGGCGATGATTTCCGCGAAGGCAAGATCACCCTGCCGGTCGTGATCGCGCACCGGGGCGGTGATGCCCAGCAGCGCGCCTTCTGGGCCCGCACCATCGAGCAGGGAACGATCGTCGAGGGCGATCTGGAGACCGCGACCGAACTGATGCATCGCCACGGCGCCATTCCGGCCACGATCGAGCGGGCACGCCATTATGGCGACAAGGCGCTTATGGCTCTGGAAGACATGCCGCACGGCGACCATCGGCGCTCTCTGCTGGATGTCGTCGAGTTCTGCATCAGCCGCGTTCACTGA
- a CDS encoding 4-(cytidine 5'-diphospho)-2-C-methyl-D-erythritol kinase, producing the protein MTSLKAGPAPGAPAPRSEFARAKVNLALHVVGQRADGYHLLDSIVAFPAIGDRLSLMEGAGLAMSVAGPFASQLADLDPKDNLVLRAAALTLEHAGLDPEGAGLHLRLEKSLPVASGIGGGSADAAAAIRLVCDHLGIEPDDGLRAKALKLGADVPMCLAMRPLRARGIGDDLVPLAHLPDAGILLVNPVVPVATPAIFRRLSEKSNPPIEASDGWDSYAQMIDMLCLMRNDLEGPAIALAPAIAEVLGALRGFPDCALARMSGSGATCFGLFETAGRAEAAAGDLRRLFPHWWVAAAALT; encoded by the coding sequence GTGACCTCTCTCAAGGCCGGGCCGGCGCCGGGAGCTCCGGCGCCGCGCTCGGAATTCGCGCGGGCGAAAGTCAATCTGGCGCTACATGTGGTCGGGCAGCGTGCCGACGGCTATCACCTGCTCGATTCGATCGTCGCCTTTCCGGCGATCGGCGACCGCCTCTCGCTCATGGAGGGCGCCGGGCTGGCCATGTCCGTCGCAGGACCGTTCGCCAGTCAGCTTGCCGATCTCGACCCGAAGGACAATCTGGTCCTGCGGGCCGCGGCCCTCACACTCGAACATGCGGGCCTCGATCCCGAAGGGGCCGGTCTTCATCTCAGGCTGGAAAAATCGCTGCCGGTCGCCTCGGGCATCGGCGGCGGCTCGGCCGATGCGGCCGCGGCCATCCGGCTCGTCTGCGATCATCTCGGGATCGAACCGGATGACGGATTGCGGGCCAAGGCGCTGAAGCTCGGTGCGGACGTTCCGATGTGCCTTGCCATGCGCCCGCTCCGGGCACGCGGCATCGGCGACGATCTCGTCCCGCTCGCACACCTGCCGGACGCCGGCATCCTGCTGGTCAATCCGGTGGTTCCGGTCGCGACGCCGGCGATCTTCCGGCGCCTTTCGGAAAAGTCCAATCCTCCGATCGAAGCTTCGGACGGCTGGGACAGCTACGCGCAGATGATCGACATGCTTTGCCTGATGAGAAACGATCTGGAAGGGCCGGCCATCGCCCTTGCTCCGGCGATCGCAGAGGTTCTCGGCGCCCTGCGCGGCTTTCCGGACTGCGCCCTTGCGCGCATGTCCGGCTCGGGCGCGACCTGCTTCGGGCTGTTCGAGACGGCCGGGAGGGCCGAAGCGGCAGCCGGCGACTTGCGACGGCTTTTCCCGCACTGGTGGGTTGCGGCGGCAGCCTTGACCTGA
- a CDS encoding tetratricopeptide repeat protein, translating into MARTLVLMSGVFLAGAVPALAERPAEALNLPSANSTSGNFLAAFHADRIKDLDASATYFTRALQTAPHDPYLLERAFALTLADGEIKDALSIGKQLMKANPDNRMTYLAFGIDALKHGKWSKAVELTSQSKADPLSDLVAEVISAWAELGSGKAAAALARLDKLKGPPWYDLFRSYHAGLIADAAGKPDEAVKRLRVAYGYDQGSIRITEAYVRALVRDGQIDEARQLVDGLLTRIPDHVVLSRLRADIAGKQSMKPFVTDPNVGAAEILAGLGNAIARDDDGTDLVAGFLQLALYLDPKTEVARLTLAEIFERAQNYERAIEVLSEIDDTSSFKRAAEIQIGFDYNSLDKVDEARAHLETVLKKNPEDLEAAIALGNILRVRKMFKESSEVYTQAIDHMASPAAKDWSIYYYRGITLERTDRWPEAEADFKKALELSPDQPLVLNYLGYSWVDRGENYDQALDMIKKAVDAEPTDGYIVDSLGWVYYKLGRYQDAVTQLEQAVNLRPGDPTINDHLGDAYWRVGRRIEARFQWAHARDSNPETADLPKILEKLVNGLPDATSKQAADGDKPSGG; encoded by the coding sequence ATGGCCAGGACCCTCGTGCTCATGTCCGGCGTGTTCCTGGCAGGAGCCGTTCCGGCCCTCGCCGAACGTCCGGCGGAGGCTCTCAATCTTCCGAGCGCCAACAGCACCAGCGGCAATTTCCTTGCGGCCTTTCATGCCGACCGGATCAAGGATCTCGACGCATCGGCGACCTATTTCACCCGTGCGCTGCAGACGGCACCCCACGATCCGTATCTTCTGGAGCGGGCCTTCGCGCTGACGCTCGCGGACGGCGAGATCAAGGATGCGCTGTCGATCGGCAAGCAGCTGATGAAGGCCAATCCGGACAACCGAATGACGTATCTCGCCTTCGGCATCGACGCTCTCAAACACGGCAAATGGTCCAAAGCGGTTGAGCTCACCTCGCAGTCCAAGGCCGACCCGCTGTCCGACCTCGTTGCCGAGGTGATCTCGGCGTGGGCCGAGCTGGGGTCGGGCAAGGCCGCCGCCGCCCTCGCCCGGCTGGACAAGCTGAAGGGGCCGCCGTGGTACGATCTGTTCCGCAGCTATCATGCGGGGCTCATCGCCGATGCCGCCGGCAAGCCCGACGAGGCGGTCAAGCGCCTGCGCGTCGCCTACGGCTATGACCAGGGTTCGATCCGCATCACCGAGGCCTATGTGCGGGCACTGGTGCGAGACGGCCAGATCGATGAGGCGAGGCAGCTTGTCGACGGGCTGCTGACGCGCATTCCCGATCACGTGGTGCTCTCGCGCCTCAGGGCCGACATTGCCGGCAAGCAGAGCATGAAGCCCTTCGTGACCGACCCGAATGTCGGAGCGGCGGAAATTCTCGCCGGGCTCGGCAACGCCATCGCCCGCGACGACGACGGCACGGATCTGGTCGCCGGCTTCCTGCAGCTCGCCCTCTATCTCGACCCGAAGACCGAGGTCGCCCGTCTCACGCTGGCGGAAATCTTCGAGCGGGCGCAGAACTACGAGCGTGCGATCGAGGTCCTGTCGGAAATCGACGACACGTCGTCCTTCAAGCGGGCCGCCGAGATCCAGATCGGGTTCGACTACAATTCTCTCGACAAGGTGGACGAGGCCCGCGCCCATCTGGAAACGGTCCTGAAAAAGAACCCCGAAGACCTGGAGGCGGCCATCGCCCTCGGCAACATCCTGCGGGTCCGCAAGATGTTCAAGGAATCGTCCGAGGTCTACACGCAGGCCATCGATCATATGGCGAGCCCTGCGGCCAAGGACTGGTCCATCTACTACTACCGTGGCATCACGCTGGAGCGGACCGACCGCTGGCCGGAGGCCGAGGCCGACTTCAAGAAGGCGCTCGAACTCAGCCCGGACCAGCCCCTCGTGCTGAACTACCTCGGCTATTCGTGGGTCGACCGCGGCGAGAACTACGACCAGGCACTCGACATGATCAAGAAGGCCGTCGATGCGGAGCCGACGGACGGCTATATCGTCGACAGCCTTGGCTGGGTCTACTACAAGCTCGGGCGCTATCAGGATGCCGTGACGCAGCTGGAACAGGCCGTCAATCTCAGACCCGGCGATCCGACGATCAACGACCACCTTGGCGATGCCTACTGGCGCGTCGGGCGCCGGATCGAGGCCCGTTTCCAGTGGGCCCATGCGCGCGACAGCAACCCTGAAACGGCCGATCTGCCGAAGATCCTGGAAAAGCTCGTCAACGGGTTGCCTGACGCCACCTCCAAGCAGGCAGCGGACGGCGACAAGCCGTCCGGCGGCTGA